The sequence CACGGTGATGGACGTCTTCCATATCGAGTCGAACTCCATGGAATCCACGCTTAACCCTGGCCAGAGCATCGCAGTGGACCGCAGGGCCTACGCCGAAAGCGCACCGCAGCGCGGGGACGTCATCGTATTTGACGGCCGTGGATCCTTCCTGCCTTACGCGAAAGCCAGCTTCGCCGATGATCTGCTCAACGCGTTCAGCCTCACCGGCAGCAACAACAAGTACGTCAAGCGCGTCATTGGCGTAGGCGGAGACACCATCGAGTGCTGCAGTGCAGACGGGCGCCTTCTGGTCAATGGCGAACCGATAGATGAGCCGTACATCTTTGCCGGGGATGCGCCCAGCGAGCAGAAGTTTTCCGTAGCGGTTCCCGAAAACCGATTGTGGGTCATGGGGGACCACCGTTCCACTTCCAAGGATTCGCGAGCATTACTCGGGGCCAGTGGCGGAGGAATGATCAGCATAGACCGCGTCACAGGCAAGGCCACGCACGTAGTCTGGCCACTGGATCAGCGTTCCGAGATCGAATGACACGGTGAAACAAAAAGAGATTTCGCTAGCGTCGAATGGGTAGAACTACCCATTCGGCGCTATTTTTCTATGCGCATGTATTTTATTTCGAACGTAAATTTCGACACGCCTGAAGCTGTGCAGATGATGTGCAAATTGTGCGGTGGCACTCAGATATCACCAAGCTGACTAGGGTGTAGAAAGAGTAGTCCAATCTTAAACCAACTCTACTGACGCGTAAGTTGTGACCTGATAGGAATGGTTCATCGTATTATGACTAGGCCAAACAGGAAGTGGAATTTGTATTTTCGTTGGATTCGGTGGTTGAAAAACAGTGGCGCAACCAAGTAGTGTTTCATTTTGGTAACAACACCTGTGCCTATGCGCACGTCCTGGGGTAGGGTCGGCGCGGGCACTCGCACCATAAATCTGGGAGAAGCATTAATGCCACATCCAAAAAAGAAGACTGCGCAACGCGGCATCGTTGCAGCAGCCGCGACCGCCTTGGTGGTCGGCTCTAGCTTCATGCCGGCACTAGCGGCGCCGACGGCTTCCGAGTCGCCATCTGCGCCTGCAACGGCTGACGACAATGTTTCCGACACTTCGGGTTCAGTGGATACCACTGGCCTGGCTGAAGCTATTGAACGCGACCTGGGCGAAACCCCAGAAGAGTACTTGGCAGAAGCTAAGGTTTCGGCCAAGGCCAGCGACATTAAGACTGCATTGCGCGAGGCCAAAATTGACAGCAACGTTGTTGTCAAGGACGGCGTTGTCGTCGTGCAGGTTGGCAAGGGCGATCTGAGCGCTTCGAAGAAGGTCATCGCCGAAGTTGAAGCTGCTGAGACTACCGTAGCTGGCGAGGAGGTAGTCCAGGCTACTGCTACTGCTACCGCAGAAGCTGCAGAGGAATCTGTTCCTGCCGCGGTTGCGCCAACCGAGGCCACTAAGAAGGCTGAAAAGGTTGAGAAGAAGTCGGTAGAGCCTTCAGCAACGGAGAAAGCGACCGAAAGCGCAGCTGTCGAATTCGAAACTGAAGAAGTCTCGAGCATTGACGAAGTTCTGAAAAAGCTGAAGAAGACTGCTTCACCAGAGGCTCTGAAGGAACTTACCTCGGTCACCATTGATGAACACGGACAGGTTATTGTTCGTGCTGGTGAAGCCAGCAAGACCAAGTCAAGCGAAGCTTCAGAATCCGCCTCGAAGAGCAACCACCCGGAGCTTTCCCTTACAGAGGCAATCGAACGCCTTGACGGTGCCAAGCTGAAGCTGTCAAAGGATGGCGGGCCGGCCACGCCAGCTGCTCTTGAAGATGTTTACGGTGGCATGGGCTACGCCACGACCGCTGACGGAGATTACTCCGGGTCGTTCGGCATCTGCTCCGTGGGTTTGAATGCTTGGAACGCAGAGGGTGAAGACGCAGTCATCACCGCCGGTCACTGCACCACCGACGGTTCCATGAAAGACGTCAACATCCTCGAACACGACGCGATTAATAAGCCTTCGGCAATTGGCATTGACCTTGGAACCTTCGGGTTTAGCCAGTTTGGTACCGCTGGCAACGGTGGCCACCCGTGGAATCCTGAAGAAGCAGGCGACTGGGAAATTGGCACGGACATCGCAGTCATCGATGCTATCAACCCAGCAGCAAACCTTCATCCAGCAGTCACTAAGTGGCCAGCTGGCGTGGATGAGCGTGAAGCGACTATCAATATCACCAGCGCTGGCGCAGGTGTCGTTGGTCAATCCGCATGCAACTCCGGCCGAACCACCGGCTGGCAGTGCTCCGAGCTTTTGGAAGAAGGCGTCTTCTTCGTCGGCGGCTACGATGAGAACGGCGAACAGACCGATCAAAGCGTTCGTACCGTTTGGGGCTACACCGGTGCCAACCCTGAGGGGAACACCCTTCTCCCAGGCGACTCCGGTGGCTCTGTTGTTCAAGGCACACGAGCAATCGGTGTCAACAGCGCCTACGGCGCAGGCGTGGCTCTCTACACCTCACTGGTGGATGCTCAGGCAAAGACTCCTGTTAAGGATTACGCTGTGAAGCTGTTCATCTCGGCTCCACAGATTACCGCGGACAACGGCACGGAAGTTGAAGCTGGCGATGCAATTACCGGCACTGTTGCCAATGCAGCAGATGGTACCAAGGTAGACATCATCGTTGAAGGCAAGGTTATCGACACCGTCACCGTTAAGGCTGGCAAGTTCTCCTTTACTGCGCCAGAAGAGCTAGGCGAGTTCAGCTTCACCGTGCAGGCAAAGAACGGCTTTGACAAGTCGGCAACGACTAACGCGAACGTAGTTGTCATCGCAGCTCCAACGCCAACTTCGACTCCTACCGAGGAGCCTACCGAGGAGCCAACTTCGACTCCTACCGAGGAGCCTACCGAGGAGCCAACTTCGACTCCTACCGAGGAGCCTACCGAGGAGCCAACTTCGACTCCTACCGAGGAGCCTACCGAGGAGCCAACTTCGACTCCTACCGAGGAACCGACTGCGGAGCCAACTTCGACTCCTACCGAGGAACCGACTGCGGAGCCTACCGAGGAACCGACTGCGGAGCCTACCGAGGAACCGACTGCGGAGCCTACCGAGGAACCGACTGCGGAGCCTTCGGAAAGCACGTCGCCATCGCCTTCCGAGGACGAAACTGAGAAGCCATCGACCTCGCCTTCGGCAACCGAAGATGACAAGTCGGAAGCTCCAAAGGATCAGAAGGACGATGAGCCAACCAAGTCGGTTACTCCGAAGGAAAACCCTAAGGACGACGACGCACTGGCAGATACCGGTTCGAACAGCGTTCCGCTGATCGCCGCCGGTGGCGCAATGGCCTTGGCCGGCGCAGCCTTCCTGCTGTTCCGCCGCAGCGCACGTCGCCAAGGCTAAGGGAATCTTTCCCGGCAGGACAAGTTCCTGCTGAAAGTGCCCCGCTACTTTGGAAAAAGTAGCGGGGCATTTTCACTTGGTACACATGTAGCTCCGTGCTTGCTCTACGAATCGGGTATTAGTGTCATAGCTAGGATCGTAGTGGCCGCGCGAATATCACCGAGGTGTAATTTATGAATTTCCAGTTTAGAACTTCACGCACTCCCATGGTGCTGGCCTCCAGTGCCACAATAGCCGCCTTGATGCTTACCGGCTGCGGCCAGGAACCCGCACCGGGTGCGCAGACTTCTACGTCTGCCGAAGCCTCCGAATCCGCCCAGCAATCCGATAATACAAATGGGAGCACCGTGGACCAGGACGAACTGTTGCAGATCAATGATCAACTATCTGAGACTCTGGGCGATGAATATGTCCAGGGATGGGTCAAGGATGGCCAGCTAAATGTTTCAACCACCAACGAGAAACAGCTTGACGCCATTGAAGCGGCAGGGGCGGTAGGCCACTTGGTCCAGTTCAGCAATGAAGAATTGCGTTCAGCCATCCAGGAAATTATGAAGTGGCAGGGCAAGCAGGAAAATCCTGTACGCAGCGCCATTCACGCCTATACCTTGAACCCGGAAACCGGCGGCATCACCCTGTCGGTCGACAAGAGCCAGCTTGAAGAAGTGCAGAAGCTGATTGAAGCCGACCAGCCCGTTGGCGACATCCCAGTGGATTACAAATCAAGCGGTGGCATAATGACGCCGGCAGCAACACAGTAGAAGAATATCTGCACGAGCAGATACGCAGCAATGGCCAGTCCCTTTCGTCGGGTCTGGCCATTGCTGGGTCCAGGGGCAACTGGCCGTTGCGGAGCAATGATCAGTTGGGTCTTTGCTGGCACGTAAGATAGGGATCAGACGCAAGCATGGAAGGTACTAATCGAATCGTGAGCGCAGCATCAGCCGAGAATCCTCAAAGCAGGGGACCGCTTTATAAAATATGGCGCTTCGTCCGCGAGATTGTCATCATCATCGCGATTGCCTTGTTGCTCTCGTTCGTGATTAAGACTTTCTTCTTCCGTGCCTACTACATCCCATCGGGCTCCATGGAACACACCTTGGAAGTCGATGACCGGATCTTCGCCAATCTCATGGTTCCCGGCCCATTCGAGCTGGAACGCGGAGATGTCGTTGTATTCCGTGACGACCAGCAGTGGCTGCCACCGCTGACCGAGTACCCCACCGCATTCCAAAATGTGCTCTCGTTTGTCGGTGTGCTTCCAGCGGCCGATGAGCAGTACCTGGTCAAGCGCATCATCGGCATGCCCGGTGACACCGTGGAATGCTGCACCGCAGAAGGTGCCATCACGATCAATGGCGAGCCCATCGACGAGCCGTACATCTATGACGGAGACAGCCCATCAGATATGGAATTCAAGGTGACCGTCCCAGAAGGAAAGCTCTGGGTGATGGGCGATCACCGTGGCGCCAGCGCGGATTCCCGCTTCCATGCCGATCGCCAAGGCGGATTCGTCGACATTGAATCCGTCCAAGGCCGCGCTTCGGTGATCTCGTGGCCTACTTCGCGCTGGGGCACCATCGACTCCCATGAAGAAGTCTTCGCCAATGTCCCGCACGCAGTAGCTAAGTAGAGTACCTTTCCATGGCCGATTCCAAGAGCAAGGCAACCACACTCGAACACGAGCGCGCCCTGGCCGCCAAGCACGGCGTCCGCTATATCGCTGCCGTCGATGAGGTGGGACGAGGCGCGCTGGCTGGTCCGATTACCGTCGGAATGACCGTGATAGATATCCAGCAGGTCACCGAATTCCCTGCGCTGCGCGATTCAAAGCTCCTGAGCCCGGATACCCGGATGGCACTGGTTGACCCAGTGCGCCAATGGGCCGTTGGCTACGGCGTGGGGCATGCCTCGGCAACTGAAATCGATGAGCTCGGCGTCACTGGCGCCCTGCGCCTGGCTGGATCGCGGGCCATGGTGCAGTGCGCCATCCAGCCCGAAGCGGCACTTCTGGATGGCAGCTACGACTGGCTAACCGCGCCTGAACCGGATCTGTTCGATATCCTGGCCGACGACCGCGAGCCCGTTGGCCTGCGTATCCCGGTGGCTACCATCGTGAAGGGCGACATGACCTGCCAGGCGATTGCCGGGGCTTCCATTCTGGCCAAGGTCGAACGCGACGTGATCATGGTTGGGCTGGCGACCGAGCACCCGGACTTCGGATGGGAGATCAACAAGGGCTATGCGACCGCCGCGCATCGTGCCGCGATCGTCGCCCAAGGTCCCTGCGACTACCACCGCAAGAGCTGGAACTTGACTTCGGGTGCTGATCAGGCCCAAGGTGAAGCCACGACAAAGAAAGCAAAGTGATGGCTGCCGACGACCTGGAAAACTACGAGTCCGACATGGAACTGCAGCTATACCGCGAGTACAAAACCGTGGCGGGGCTGTTCAATTACGTGGTCGAGACCGAACGCCGCTTCTACCTGGCCAACCAGGTGGACGTGAAAACCCTGAGCAACGCCGGGGAAGTCTACTTCGAACTGAACCTCACCGACGCGTGGGTGTGGGACATCTACCGGCAAGGGCGTTTTGTGAAGTCCGTGAAGGTGCTGACGTTCAAGGACGTCAACGTCGAGGAACTGAATCGTGAC comes from Glutamicibacter arilaitensis Re117 and encodes:
- the lepB gene encoding signal peptidase I encodes the protein MNQIARTERATSKRRAFSWVWRFAVLAIILGLLATILIRATVMDVFHIESNSMESTLNPGQSIAVDRRAYAESAPQRGDVIVFDGRGSFLPYAKASFADDLLNAFSLTGSNNKYVKRVIGVGGDTIECCSADGRLLVNGEPIDEPYIFAGDAPSEQKFSVAVPENRLWVMGDHRSTSKDSRALLGASGGGMISIDRVTGKATHVVWPLDQRSEIE
- a CDS encoding ribonuclease HII, which gives rise to MADSKSKATTLEHERALAAKHGVRYIAAVDEVGRGALAGPITVGMTVIDIQQVTEFPALRDSKLLSPDTRMALVDPVRQWAVGYGVGHASATEIDELGVTGALRLAGSRAMVQCAIQPEAALLDGSYDWLTAPEPDLFDILADDREPVGLRIPVATIVKGDMTCQAIAGASILAKVERDVIMVGLATEHPDFGWEINKGYATAAHRAAIVAQGPCDYHRKSWNLTSGADQAQGEATTKKAK
- the lepB gene encoding signal peptidase I encodes the protein MSAASAENPQSRGPLYKIWRFVREIVIIIAIALLLSFVIKTFFFRAYYIPSGSMEHTLEVDDRIFANLMVPGPFELERGDVVVFRDDQQWLPPLTEYPTAFQNVLSFVGVLPAADEQYLVKRIIGMPGDTVECCTAEGAITINGEPIDEPYIYDGDSPSDMEFKVTVPEGKLWVMGDHRGASADSRFHADRQGGFVDIESVQGRASVISWPTSRWGTIDSHEEVFANVPHAVAK
- a CDS encoding DUF2469 domain-containing protein, yielding MAADDLENYESDMELQLYREYKTVAGLFNYVVETERRFYLANQVDVKTLSNAGEVYFELNLTDAWVWDIYRQGRFVKSVKVLTFKDVNVEELNRDELQIPKEGLDS
- a CDS encoding trypsin-like serine protease — protein: MPHPKKKTAQRGIVAAAATALVVGSSFMPALAAPTASESPSAPATADDNVSDTSGSVDTTGLAEAIERDLGETPEEYLAEAKVSAKASDIKTALREAKIDSNVVVKDGVVVVQVGKGDLSASKKVIAEVEAAETTVAGEEVVQATATATAEAAEESVPAAVAPTEATKKAEKVEKKSVEPSATEKATESAAVEFETEEVSSIDEVLKKLKKTASPEALKELTSVTIDEHGQVIVRAGEASKTKSSEASESASKSNHPELSLTEAIERLDGAKLKLSKDGGPATPAALEDVYGGMGYATTADGDYSGSFGICSVGLNAWNAEGEDAVITAGHCTTDGSMKDVNILEHDAINKPSAIGIDLGTFGFSQFGTAGNGGHPWNPEEAGDWEIGTDIAVIDAINPAANLHPAVTKWPAGVDEREATINITSAGAGVVGQSACNSGRTTGWQCSELLEEGVFFVGGYDENGEQTDQSVRTVWGYTGANPEGNTLLPGDSGGSVVQGTRAIGVNSAYGAGVALYTSLVDAQAKTPVKDYAVKLFISAPQITADNGTEVEAGDAITGTVANAADGTKVDIIVEGKVIDTVTVKAGKFSFTAPEELGEFSFTVQAKNGFDKSATTNANVVVIAAPTPTSTPTEEPTEEPTSTPTEEPTEEPTSTPTEEPTEEPTSTPTEEPTEEPTSTPTEEPTAEPTSTPTEEPTAEPTEEPTAEPTEEPTAEPTEEPTAEPSESTSPSPSEDETEKPSTSPSATEDDKSEAPKDQKDDEPTKSVTPKENPKDDDALADTGSNSVPLIAAGGAMALAGAAFLLFRRSARRQG